The nucleotide sequence GACTGACCGGGGAGTGACCTGGAATCATCAGCAGTCGGTGCCACCTTCAACTCGTAAATTTCCCTTTAAAGCAACTCAGGATGGGGAATACTGGTTCTCTGTTCGGACGCTGGATGCCCAAAATCAGCTCCATCCTTCCGGGCGTGTCTTCGAACCCGGTTTACGGGTTGTGATTGACACAACGCCTCCGCAGCTGGATCTGGATCTGCGACAGATCTCCCCGGGCAAAGTTCAATTGATCTGGAATGCCGAAGATCAGAACCTGGATCCGACCAAACTGGTTCTGGAATACGCCCAGAATGGCAGCCAGAACTGGCAGCGTGTGATTGTAGCGCCCCACGGTAAAGGCCAGACAACCTGGTCAATTTCACAAGGTGGTGTGGTCTCTGTGCGGGGCGTGATCAAAGACAGGGCTGATAATACCGGCAGCAGTCAGAAACAGATTCGGGTCGTTGCCGCCGCCAGTCGCACTACGATTCCCAAACCCAAACAGGATCTTCCCGATTTTAATCAGCCTATCGCTCAGGGAACGATGCCTGATAACAGTCTGACACAATCCGAGCCGGCAACACTGGCGCCTTATTCCGGCGAGAATGCGACAACTCAACCCACGCAACCACATAGTCTGGACTCACAGACACCTCTGGCAAACCGTCAGCTTCCCAGTGTTTTTCCCCAGCAAAAACGATTTGACCAGGTCGAACCGGGAGTGCAACCCGGTCAGGGGCAGGTCAAGAATCATTTTGTTACCGATGATCCGGAGAAGCGTCCGAATTACGCTAAAAACCGCTATCCTCAGACACCCACACAAAACTGGGCTGCAGAACGCAAGCAGGTGTTGAATGGGACGCAATTCCAGATTGGATTCGAGGTCGACGAAGTCGGGCCCTCGGGGATTGGCGCCGTTGAGCTCTATATCACAGAGGACAATGGCCAGAAGTGGTATAAATACGGCGAAGACCCGGATAAAAAGAGCCCCTTCCATGTCGAAGTGCCCCACGATGGGATTTATGGATTCTCCCTGCGCGTGCGAAGTGGTGTCGGTCTGGCAGATGCATTACCCAAGTCTGGTGAGAAGCCCGATGTGGTCATCGTGGTTGACCGGACGGCACCTGCTTTGAAATTGAATCCGGTGGTACAGGGACTGGGTGGAGAAGCGAATAAGGTGACGATCTCGTGGGCCATGAGTGATCAGAACCCTGCAGAGAAATCGATTGCCATCAATTTCTCGACGCAACCAGGGGGCCCCTGGGAGCCCATCGTTGACTGGCAGGAGGATCAGGGGCGGTTTACCTGGTCTGTTCGACCAGGCAATCCTTCGAAATTTTACCTTCAGGTGATTGCCCGGGATGCCGCCGGCAATGTTTCACAGGAAGTCACATCCCAGCCGATTATCCTGGATTTAACCAAGCCCTCCGGGAGAATCGTTGATGTGGAAGTGCTGAGTAAGGCGTCTCCCTATTAAGCCTGTTCAATCAGACTTACAGCCGCCAGGCAGCTCAGGCCTGTTCCGATTTTTCTTCCGACTTGGGTTCAGAGCTGGGAACTTCAAACTTGGGAGCCGTGAATTCATCAGATCGTTCCGATGGTGTGGGACGTGGTGTTTCAGGCTGTGAATGTGAATAGGATGCCTGGTTCACTTCGTCTTCGATGCCACTGACGCCCTTTTTGAATTCGACAATGCCTTTGCCCAGGCTGCGTGCGACTTCCGGTAAACGCTTACCAAACAGCAGCAGAGCAATGATGCCGACGATGATCATTTCATAACCGCCGGGCATTCCCAGAAAAGCGGGAACAGGTGTGATGTGTGTGATTGTCTGAAACATTTTCTTACCTCTTTTTATGACTAAGGTATTGAGGGGGAAACATCAGTTGGTTCCCCCTGATCCTGGGATCTTGTGGTTGAGAGTAAAACGATAAAATCCGGGTGATCGATCAGTTTGGCGGGTTGTCCTGTTTTGAGTCTTGCGACTGAATACGGGATGAATCCCCTTCGTCATCGGCTCCTTCCTGAGAGCCCTTCTTGAATTCGACGATACTTCTACCCAGTGAATTCATCACTCCAGGTAAACGCTTACCAAACAGAAGCAGAATAATTACTAAAATGATGGTGATTTCAATCCAGCCTGGAAAGCCAAACATACTGTGAGTCCCGTTAACTTCTATGAATCAGTCGAGTAGACGATTACATTACAATGGAGTAATCAGGTTCGTTCGGTGAAATGGTAACAGAAGAAGACTTCACCGAAAATGAACACCAGCGTAAATGGGATGTTTCAATCAGGTATGCACTGCCAGGTATGCTCAGCTGGTGTAAAGGAAAAGACCAGTCGGTAGGTTATCATTCCTGTATGATGGCACCTGCGAAAACAGTTCTCGGAGGAGATCCCATGGATGGATATCCACTCGGTTTGCCCGCAGGAGTCGCAGGAGGATTGAGCGGTAAGTAATTAAATCATAACCTCGCAAACGCGGCTGTCAACAGAATTTAACGTCCCAAATCGGGTGAATTCCGATTCTGCCTGGCATAGGTGCCTGTAAAAGTGGTTTGTTTCGGCATCTCAACCGGGCAGAAACCGAAAAAACGCGATTTGACTTAACTACTTATCGCGTCATGAGATGTTTTCTGCAGTAACAGCAGCATTTCCAGCCACTGGACCTGACGGGCAAAGGTATTCAGTTCCGGATCTTGGCTGTTTTCACACTCCTGGCAGCAGTCAACAAAAGCATTTAAAAGCCAGCGTTTGTTTTGGACTAATTTTGGCTTCCAGGAGGCGACGTGAGAGAGGCCTGCATACTGTTCAAACAGAGGCTCTACCGCTGTCGGCAGTTCGTCATGTAACGGATGGTAGCCGACTGCCCTGCTCCAGTATTTGGCATTGGAGTAATCGGGTTCGCGGCGGTGCATGATGTGATGCCAGTAATCGCCTGCGCCGTGCCTGCCCTGGCTTTGGACGGACTGTGAGTATTCGTGGCTTTCGTCCAGATAGTCAT is from Gimesia maris and encodes:
- a CDS encoding Sec-independent protein translocase subunit TatA/TatB gives rise to the protein MFQTITHITPVPAFLGMPGGYEMIIVGIIALLLFGKRLPEVARSLGKGIVEFKKGVSGIEDEVNQASYSHSQPETPRPTPSERSDEFTAPKFEVPSSEPKSEEKSEQA
- a CDS encoding Sec-independent protein translocase subunit TatA/TatB → MFGFPGWIEITIILVIILLLFGKRLPGVMNSLGRSIVEFKKGSQEGADDEGDSSRIQSQDSKQDNPPN